A region of Acidobacteriota bacterium DNA encodes the following proteins:
- a CDS encoding serine/threonine protein kinase, whose protein sequence is MDVERWRRINNLFHAALDQEPQARDAYLDEACGGDGALREEVQSLLDAHAKPSVVDRPALEADPGLLRHDEGSAHDAPGMQDVAGADDPLIGQSLGPYEVTGLLGRGGMGVVYRGFDTRLGRLVAIKALPPAFGDDAVLRARLRREATSAAALSHPGIATVYALEEFERHLYLVYEYVPGRTLRDTLRDRDALLSIDDVLAIARAIARALAAAHAGGVVHRDLKPENVMHLPDGQTKVVDFGIAWVETNEGERLTRPGEPPGTPGYVAPEILRGEPASPRADQFSFGVVLYELLTGNHPFLGSDGSSTIARILEHEPPAIDPERPDCPRALARIVMTCLAKTPGDRYAATDDLVAALEGAVSPAQAQAEAQAQAPKLPAPDPKPTLRSARWWWQFHQVAVTAVYGLALYPMWRAREWVPDGWGLLVFMAAVAIVFVAINLRLHLWFTSRVYPAQLAEQRRRSAVWKRLADSAFALLTLGTAAGIAPGYPRWAALLIALAISSVLSSRVIEPTTERAAFPSD, encoded by the coding sequence ATGGATGTTGAGCGCTGGCGGAGAATCAACAACCTGTTCCACGCCGCGTTGGATCAGGAGCCGCAGGCACGCGACGCCTACCTCGACGAGGCGTGCGGCGGCGACGGAGCGCTACGCGAAGAAGTGCAGTCGCTGCTCGACGCCCACGCCAAGCCCAGCGTCGTCGACCGCCCCGCCCTGGAGGCGGACCCCGGCCTGTTGCGGCACGACGAGGGGAGTGCGCATGACGCGCCGGGCATGCAGGATGTGGCCGGCGCCGACGACCCGCTGATCGGTCAGAGCCTCGGACCATACGAAGTGACCGGCCTGCTCGGTCGCGGCGGCATGGGCGTCGTCTATCGCGGCTTCGACACCCGCCTTGGACGCCTCGTCGCCATCAAGGCCCTGCCGCCGGCATTCGGCGACGATGCGGTCCTGCGCGCGCGGCTCCGCCGGGAGGCGACGTCCGCCGCGGCGCTGTCGCATCCCGGGATTGCCACCGTCTACGCGCTGGAGGAGTTCGAACGCCACCTGTATCTCGTGTACGAGTACGTCCCGGGCCGGACGTTGCGCGACACGCTGCGCGACCGAGACGCGCTACTGTCGATCGATGACGTCCTCGCGATCGCGCGCGCGATTGCCCGCGCGCTGGCGGCGGCGCACGCGGGAGGGGTAGTTCACCGCGACCTGAAGCCGGAGAACGTCATGCATCTGCCGGACGGCCAAACGAAAGTGGTCGACTTCGGCATCGCCTGGGTCGAGACGAACGAGGGCGAACGGCTCACCCGCCCCGGCGAACCGCCCGGCACACCGGGTTACGTCGCGCCCGAGATCCTGCGGGGCGAACCGGCCAGTCCCCGGGCCGACCAGTTTTCGTTCGGCGTCGTGTTATACGAACTGTTGACAGGAAACCACCCGTTTCTGGGGTCGGACGGAAGTTCGACCATCGCACGCATTCTGGAGCACGAGCCCCCGGCCATCGACCCGGAGCGGCCCGATTGCCCGAGGGCGCTGGCGCGTATCGTCATGACCTGCCTGGCGAAGACGCCGGGCGACCGCTACGCCGCGACGGACGATCTGGTAGCCGCCCTGGAGGGCGCGGTGTCGCCCGCGCAGGCCCAGGCGGAGGCGCAGGCCCAGGCGCCGAAGCTACCCGCGCCCGACCCCAAGCCCACCCTCCGGTCAGCCCGGTGGTGGTGGCAATTTCACCAGGTGGCGGTAACCGCCGTGTACGGTTTGGCTCTCTACCCGATGTGGCGCGCACGCGAATGGGTGCCGGACGGATGGGGACTGCTCGTCTTCATGGCGGCCGTCGCGATAGTGTTCGTCGCCATCAATCTCCGCCTGCACCTCTGGTTCACCTCACGGGTCTACCCAGCTCAACTGGCCGAGCAGCGCCGGCGGTCGGCAGTATGGAAGCGGCTGGCGGACAGCGCGTTCGCTCTGCTCACGCTCGGCACCGCAGCGGGCATCGCGCCAGGGTATCCGCGCTGGGCGGCGCTGCTGATCGCGCTCGCGATCTCCAGTGTGTTGAGTTCGCGCGTGATCGAACCGACGACGGAGCGCGCCGCGTTCCCCTCCGATTGA
- a CDS encoding sigma-70 family RNA polymerase sigma factor, translating to MPSHSDSPTRRIDGITAREGRGDGSGLDELVPLVYDELRRLARGYLRQERRAVTLQPTALVNEAYLRLQKDRKQEWQSRAQVVGIAARAMRQILIEAARARGAMKRGGGAAQVTLDEGLLAGNARTVDLLAVDDALQRLAHLDSEQAKLVELRFFGGLTIEECAEALSISPATVKRHWTVARAWLQREISRDQADGC from the coding sequence ATGCCTTCCCACAGCGATTCACCAACCCGCCGGATCGACGGAATCACCGCCCGAGAGGGCCGGGGTGACGGCTCGGGGCTGGATGAACTGGTTCCGCTGGTTTACGACGAGTTGCGCCGGCTGGCGCGGGGCTACCTGCGCCAGGAGCGGCGCGCCGTCACGTTGCAGCCGACCGCGCTGGTAAACGAGGCGTACCTCAGATTGCAGAAGGACCGGAAGCAGGAATGGCAGTCCCGCGCGCAGGTAGTGGGCATCGCCGCGCGGGCGATGCGGCAGATTCTGATCGAGGCGGCGCGGGCGCGCGGGGCGATGAAGCGGGGTGGCGGGGCGGCGCAGGTGACGCTGGACGAGGGGCTCCTCGCCGGGAATGCCCGGACCGTCGATCTGCTGGCAGTGGACGACGCGCTCCAGCGCCTCGCGCATCTGGACTCGGAGCAGGCAAAGCTGGTGGAACTCCGGTTCTTCGGCGGCCTGACGATCGAAGAATGCGCCGAGGCGCTGAGTATTTCGCCGGCAACGGTCAAGCGGCACTGGACCGTTGCTCGGGCGTGGCTGCAGCGCGAGATCAGCCGAGACCAGGCCGATGGATGTTGA